In Thalassotalea fonticola, a single genomic region encodes these proteins:
- a CDS encoding DEAD/DEAH box helicase, translating to MTELNNATVSFESLGLPEVLLSALNGMGFVNPTPIQEKTIGPLMEGRDVLGEAQTGTGKTAAFGLPALANIDVKLRKPQMMVLAPTRELAIQVAEALEEFAKNMKGLRVATLYGGQSYGPQLSQLEKGAQVVVGTPGRLMDHLRRKTLKLNDVKFCALDEADEMLNMGFLEDIEWILDHLADETQMALFSATMPPAIKKIADRFLDTPVHVKIAAKKESKKNITQLSWRVSGITKNTALERIIESFDYDAVLIFVRTRNDTITIAEQLERLGYPCAALNGDMNQAQRERTVEQLKNGKLSIMVATDVVARGLDIQRIDLVINYDLPGETESYVHRIGRTGRAGREGTAISFVRPREFYNIRHYERATAGTVKEFNLPTIQEIGLSRIERCRQSLIASVAEKDLTSMREILEKMASDSEVDIADLAAALLFDKQLKQPLQPKEDARPRRERSDRDSRDTRGRDRNDRGGRDRNGRGERSDRGERRERRQSSGARPDVDWQAYRIEVGKDHGARPGDIVGAIANEISLDSAYIGQINLNDNHTIVQLPKGMPKDAFQKLRSVQVRRQRLDISVSDAPVEAQARKPRRENSDRKQRNDRSARH from the coding sequence ATGACTGAATTAAACAACGCTACTGTTAGCTTTGAATCTTTAGGTTTGCCTGAAGTATTATTATCTGCCCTAAACGGCATGGGTTTTGTAAACCCTACACCTATCCAAGAAAAAACAATTGGTCCTTTAATGGAAGGCCGTGACGTTTTAGGTGAAGCCCAAACCGGTACTGGTAAAACTGCTGCTTTTGGTTTACCAGCACTTGCTAACATTGACGTTAAATTACGCAAACCACAAATGATGGTTTTAGCACCAACTCGTGAGCTTGCTATTCAAGTAGCTGAAGCATTAGAAGAGTTTGCTAAAAACATGAAAGGTTTGCGTGTAGCAACACTTTATGGTGGTCAATCATACGGTCCACAACTTTCGCAACTAGAAAAAGGTGCACAAGTTGTTGTCGGTACGCCTGGTCGCTTAATGGATCACCTACGTCGCAAAACATTAAAGTTAAACGATGTTAAATTCTGCGCACTTGATGAAGCTGATGAAATGCTTAACATGGGCTTTTTAGAAGACATCGAATGGATCCTTGATCATTTAGCTGATGAAACACAAATGGCATTGTTCTCTGCAACTATGCCACCGGCAATCAAGAAAATTGCTGATCGTTTCTTAGATACCCCGGTACATGTAAAAATTGCTGCGAAAAAAGAGTCGAAAAAGAACATTACCCAGCTTTCATGGCGTGTAAGCGGTATTACTAAAAATACTGCCCTTGAACGCATCATCGAATCATTTGATTATGACGCTGTACTTATCTTTGTTCGTACTCGTAACGATACTATTACTATCGCTGAGCAATTAGAACGTTTAGGTTACCCTTGTGCCGCGTTAAACGGTGACATGAACCAAGCACAACGTGAACGTACAGTTGAGCAACTTAAAAACGGTAAGCTGTCAATCATGGTAGCAACCGATGTTGTTGCTCGTGGTTTAGATATTCAACGTATCGACCTGGTTATCAACTACGATTTACCTGGTGAAACTGAATCTTACGTACACCGTATTGGTCGTACGGGCCGTGCTGGCCGTGAAGGGACAGCAATTTCATTTGTACGCCCTCGTGAATTTTATAATATTCGTCACTACGAGCGTGCTACTGCAGGTACTGTTAAAGAATTTAACTTACCGACCATTCAAGAAATTGGTTTATCTCGTATCGAGCGTTGTCGTCAATCGTTAATTGCTTCAGTTGCTGAAAAAGATTTAACCAGCATGCGTGAAATTTTAGAGAAAATGGCTAGCGATTCAGAAGTTGATATTGCTGACTTAGCGGCAGCGTTGTTGTTTGATAAACAATTAAAGCAACCGTTACAGCCGAAAGAAGATGCTCGTCCTCGTCGTGAGCGTTCAGACCGTGATTCTCGTGATACCCGTGGCAGAGACCGCAATGACCGTGGTGGCCGTGATCGCAATGGCCGTGGCGAACGCAGCGATCGTGGTGAGCGTAGAGAACGTCGTCAGTCGTCAGGTGCTCGTCCAGACGTAGATTGGCAAGCATACCGCATTGAAGTGGGTAAAGACCACGGTGCTCGTCCAGGTGATATCGTAGGCGCAATTGCTAACGAAATTTCACTAGACAGTGCTTACATTGGTCAAATCAACTTGAACGACAACCACACCATTGTACAGTTACCTAAAGGCATGCCAAAAGATGCATTCCAAAAGTTACGTAGTGTACAAGTACGTCGTCAACGTTTAGACATCTCAGTATCAGATGCACCTGTTGAAGCGCAAGCACGTAAGCCTCGCAGAGAGAACAGTGACCGTAAACAACGTAATGACCGTTCTGCCCGTCACTAA
- a CDS encoding Vgb family protein produces the protein MKRYLAVVFILLFLPLASRGVENSWPKTIDIKEWQVPWDNTRPRDPALDSNGNVWFCGQSGNYIAMLNPKTGKFKRFELSANTNPHNLIIDSKDNVWYAGNRNGHIGKLNPTDGKIKQFSMPEETPIDPHTLVFNSAENIWFTAQWGNKVGFLNTQTGEVKLTAMPFDSARPYGIKVDYDDVPWVVLFGSNKLARINPENYSVEQIPLLDNAERPRRLEITQNNHVYYLDHRLGYLGQYNPTAKHIDRWRLPEKNKAKLYGSAIDRNDRIWLALTGTTPNQIRVFDSNSKQFIANVNVPSGAGSIRYMYYHPATDEVWFGTDANTIGRVKLN, from the coding sequence ATGAAACGTTATCTTGCAGTTGTCTTTATTCTGTTATTTTTGCCCTTAGCCTCCCGTGGTGTCGAAAATTCATGGCCGAAAACTATTGATATAAAAGAGTGGCAAGTGCCGTGGGATAACACGCGCCCAAGAGATCCTGCACTCGACTCAAATGGTAATGTGTGGTTTTGTGGGCAATCAGGTAATTATATTGCCATGCTCAATCCGAAAACTGGAAAATTTAAGCGTTTTGAATTAAGTGCGAACACCAACCCACATAATCTCATTATTGATAGTAAAGATAACGTTTGGTATGCCGGCAATCGAAATGGCCATATAGGTAAATTAAATCCAACTGATGGCAAAATTAAGCAATTCTCCATGCCAGAGGAAACGCCAATAGATCCACATACGCTGGTATTTAATTCGGCAGAAAATATTTGGTTTACCGCGCAGTGGGGTAACAAAGTAGGTTTTTTAAATACTCAAACCGGTGAGGTGAAATTAACGGCCATGCCTTTTGATTCGGCCAGACCTTATGGTATTAAAGTTGACTACGATGACGTACCTTGGGTTGTGTTATTTGGCAGCAACAAGCTTGCGCGCATAAATCCTGAAAATTATTCTGTTGAACAAATACCTCTTCTGGATAATGCCGAACGGCCAAGACGATTAGAAATAACTCAAAACAACCACGTGTATTACCTTGATCATCGCCTCGGTTATCTTGGTCAATATAACCCTACTGCAAAACATATTGATCGCTGGCGGTTGCCGGAAAAGAACAAGGCAAAGCTTTATGGCTCAGCCATTGATCGCAATGATCGAATTTGGCTAGCCCTTACTGGCACAACGCCGAATCAAATCAGAGTGTTTGATAGCAATAGCAAACAATTCATTGCCAATGTAAACGTACCAAGTGGGGCCGGTTCAATTCGCTATATGTATTATCACCCTGCAACTGATGAGGTTTGGTTTGGAACTGATGCTAACACCATAGGGCGAGTGAAATTGAATTGA
- a CDS encoding DUF4097 family beta strand repeat-containing protein, with amino-acid sequence MKLTQIAALLSAVLILPGCVIHVGAQSADVELEETLVIASADVNSLEIDTGSGYLNIVGVEGITEITVKADITTTKARDYELELTKVGSKAVLIAKHGSTSGFWNGNTPSIDITVQVPNNLALDIDDGSGDISITDMNNFVEVEDGSGSLFVKNIQGDLIVDDGSGELDISNVSGDVDIKDGSGEMKVVDIAGSVNVEDGSGEMILRHIGGMVTIDDGSGAIEVKDAGGLTITESGSGGLNIKGVKGEFNIDS; translated from the coding sequence ATGAAACTAACCCAAATTGCCGCTTTATTATCTGCCGTACTTATTTTACCAGGCTGTGTCATCCATGTTGGAGCACAAAGTGCAGACGTAGAATTAGAAGAAACCTTAGTCATTGCCAGTGCAGATGTAAACAGTTTGGAAATTGACACTGGCTCAGGCTATTTAAATATAGTCGGCGTAGAAGGTATTACTGAAATTACCGTTAAGGCCGATATTACTACCACTAAAGCACGTGATTACGAACTTGAATTAACAAAAGTAGGCTCAAAGGCGGTATTAATTGCTAAGCATGGCTCTACCAGTGGTTTTTGGAATGGTAATACACCATCAATTGATATAACGGTGCAAGTGCCAAATAACTTAGCACTAGATATTGATGACGGCTCAGGCGATATCTCAATTACTGACATGAATAACTTTGTTGAAGTAGAAGATGGTTCAGGCTCGTTATTTGTCAAAAATATTCAAGGTGATTTAATTGTTGATGATGGCTCGGGCGAACTTGACATTAGTAATGTGAGTGGCGATGTAGATATTAAAGACGGCTCAGGCGAAATGAAGGTGGTTGATATCGCGGGCTCGGTAAATGTTGAAGATGGCTCTGGTGAAATGATCTTGCGCCATATTGGCGGCATGGTGACTATCGATGATGGCTCAGGTGCAATTGAAGTGAAAGATGCCGGTGGCTTAACGATCACAGAAAGCGGCTCTGGTGGCTTAAACATTAAAGGTGTTAAAGGAGAGTTTAATATCGACTCTTAA
- a CDS encoding NADH-quinone oxidoreductase subunit N — translation MSNLELLAILPQLILSLAIVLQLLLIAIKRSTLMIQAFTAISIVLAASAHYLILPAINTQSTILFYLDGFSIAISVLLLFCAFIVCLVSGRYLKVSQEVHDEYYVLLLLVTLGASLLAISNHFASVFLGLELLSIALIGMVGYLRNRRQTLEASFKYLILSATASSILLFGMAMIYAYSGNLNFHHISDSFLAANNPQMQLLFNAGSVLFIVGLAFKLSLAPFHMWTPDVYQGAPAPVSMLLATVSKTAIFAVLIKFWFFSVQYVTPIGEHQLLNVITFVAIASMLVGNLLALQQTNIKRLLAYSSIAHMGYLLIMLNVMSQQSLQLAWESGLFYLLAYCLATLLLFTFICQTSKANSEQDNDNWQHWNGLFWRAPVQAAAMMCALLSLAGIPLTAGFIGKFYIISTAVDNSAWWLLASLVIGSGIGLYYYLRIIFTLFAKADNQHLIKLNRLSHAVIVGLSITILIFGILPDVISDEVRFFALSKFG, via the coding sequence ATGAGTAATTTAGAATTATTAGCCATATTGCCGCAGTTAATCTTGTCGCTGGCGATTGTACTGCAATTATTGTTAATCGCTATTAAACGTTCAACCTTGATGATCCAAGCATTTACCGCCATCAGTATTGTCTTGGCGGCCAGTGCACATTACTTGATATTACCGGCCATCAATACTCAGTCGACTATATTGTTTTACCTTGATGGTTTCTCCATTGCCATAAGTGTATTACTGCTATTTTGTGCGTTTATTGTTTGTTTAGTCAGTGGTCGTTATTTAAAAGTAAGCCAAGAAGTTCATGATGAGTATTATGTCTTGTTATTACTGGTCACTCTGGGAGCAAGCCTGTTAGCGATAAGCAATCATTTTGCCAGTGTATTTTTAGGTCTGGAATTATTAAGCATTGCCTTGATTGGTATGGTGGGGTACTTACGTAATCGTCGGCAAACGTTAGAAGCCAGTTTTAAATACCTGATTTTAAGCGCCACAGCGTCAAGCATTTTATTGTTTGGTATGGCAATGATTTATGCCTACAGTGGTAATCTAAATTTCCATCATATAAGCGATAGTTTTTTAGCGGCTAATAACCCACAAATGCAATTATTGTTTAATGCGGGTTCAGTGTTATTTATTGTAGGATTAGCATTTAAATTGTCATTAGCACCTTTTCACATGTGGACACCTGATGTTTATCAGGGGGCTCCTGCACCGGTAAGCATGTTACTGGCCACCGTATCTAAAACCGCTATATTTGCCGTATTGATCAAGTTTTGGTTTTTTTCGGTGCAATATGTAACTCCCATAGGAGAACATCAGTTACTTAATGTCATCACCTTTGTTGCAATAGCTTCGATGTTGGTCGGTAATCTGTTGGCATTACAACAAACCAACATTAAACGCTTACTAGCATATTCATCCATTGCCCATATGGGCTACTTGTTGATCATGTTAAATGTAATGTCACAACAATCATTGCAGCTGGCATGGGAGTCGGGCTTATTTTATTTACTGGCCTATTGCTTAGCGACGTTACTTTTATTCACCTTTATTTGTCAAACATCAAAAGCAAACAGCGAGCAAGATAACGATAACTGGCAACATTGGAATGGTTTATTCTGGCGTGCACCAGTGCAAGCCGCGGCGATGATGTGCGCGCTCTTATCACTTGCTGGTATCCCGTTAACGGCAGGCTTTATTGGTAAGTTTTATATCATCAGTACCGCCGTTGATAATTCCGCCTGGTGGTTATTAGCAAGTTTAGTGATAGGTAGCGGTATAGGCTTGTACTATTACCTGCGTATTATTTTTACCTTATTTGCCAAAGCAGACAATCAACACCTGATCAAACTGAACCGCCTGTCCCATGCAGTTATCGTCGGCTTAAGCATAACCATACTGATTTTTGGCATCTTGCCAGATGTGATCTCCGATGAAGTACGCTTTTTCGCCTTATCAAAATTCGGCTAA
- a CDS encoding complex I subunit 4 family protein yields MILTQILIALFVGGIIAWAAENHRANMGRWISLLALLFSFGLLAEFAVENPLVFHQYVKLANSEWISAFNIYYATGIDSLSFVLIVLTLLLGVICVLVSWQEITDKVGFYYFNLMASIAGIVGVFIATDLFLFFFFWEVMLLPMTALIAIWGHENRIYAATKFFIFTQVSSLLMLIAIVALAFIHQQQTGNLSFDYFTLKQMAINPEVEFYIMLGFFIAFAVKLPSFPVHTWLPDAHTQAPTAGSVLLAGVLLKTGAYGLIRFVLEMFPQASSNFANVAVVLGVVSIIYGAKLAFAQTDFKRLVAYSSISHMGFVMLALFSFQQIAYHGAILTIVAHGLSSAALFSMAGMLYQRLHSRDLSLMGGMYSSAPRMGGMLLAFVAAAFGLPGLLNFVGEFMVLTGSFKSYPVHVVFAALGLIGSAIYGMYLFQQSFQGEAKHSITDLGKRELLICGSLLGLLICLGLFPELIFAYFPEQYVAAVNEMKISELTSTSVIGSK; encoded by the coding sequence ATGATCTTAACTCAAATTCTTATCGCGTTATTCGTTGGCGGCATTATTGCCTGGGCAGCAGAGAATCATCGTGCGAATATGGGCCGCTGGATCAGTTTGTTAGCGTTACTGTTCAGCTTTGGCTTACTTGCAGAGTTTGCCGTTGAGAATCCACTGGTCTTTCATCAGTATGTAAAATTGGCCAATAGTGAATGGATTTCAGCGTTTAACATTTATTATGCCACGGGTATCGATAGTTTAAGCTTTGTTTTAATTGTACTGACATTATTGCTTGGCGTTATTTGTGTGTTAGTTTCTTGGCAAGAAATTACTGATAAGGTCGGCTTCTATTACTTTAATTTAATGGCATCTATTGCCGGTATCGTGGGCGTGTTCATTGCCACCGACTTGTTCTTATTCTTCTTTTTCTGGGAAGTAATGCTACTGCCAATGACCGCATTAATTGCGATTTGGGGGCATGAGAACAGGATTTATGCAGCAACAAAGTTCTTTATCTTTACCCAGGTAAGTAGCCTGTTAATGCTTATTGCCATTGTCGCGTTAGCGTTTATTCATCAACAACAAACCGGCAATTTAAGTTTTGATTACTTTACCTTAAAACAAATGGCGATTAACCCAGAGGTAGAGTTTTACATCATGCTTGGTTTCTTTATTGCTTTTGCCGTTAAGTTACCGTCATTTCCGGTACACACTTGGTTACCTGATGCTCATACCCAAGCGCCAACTGCAGGTAGCGTATTGCTTGCCGGCGTTTTATTAAAAACTGGCGCTTATGGTCTTATTCGGTTTGTTTTAGAGATGTTTCCCCAAGCCAGTAGTAACTTTGCCAATGTGGCTGTTGTTCTTGGTGTTGTTAGCATTATCTATGGAGCAAAACTTGCCTTTGCGCAAACCGACTTCAAACGACTCGTTGCTTACAGCTCTATTTCGCACATGGGCTTTGTTATGCTGGCATTATTCTCATTTCAGCAAATCGCCTATCATGGCGCGATACTCACTATTGTCGCACACGGCTTGAGCAGTGCCGCACTGTTTTCAATGGCAGGCATGTTGTATCAACGTTTGCATAGCCGAGACTTATCTCTGATGGGCGGCATGTATAGCAGTGCACCGCGTATGGGCGGCATGCTGTTGGCGTTTGTCGCCGCAGCATTTGGCTTACCCGGACTGCTTAATTTTGTCGGTGAGTTTATGGTGTTAACCGGCAGCTTTAAATCTTATCCTGTCCATGTGGTTTTTGCCGCACTTGGGCTTATAGGCTCGGCCATTTATGGCATGTATTTATTCCAGCAAAGTTTTCAAGGTGAAGCCAAGCACAGTATTACTGACTTAGGCAAAAGAGAGCTATTGATCTGTGGCTCATTATTGGGGCTACTGATTTGCTTAGGGTTATTTCCGGAACTGATCTTTGCCTATTTTCCAGAGCAGTATGTTGCAGCTGTAAATGAAATGAAAATTAGTGAGTTAACCAGTACCAGCGTAATAGGGAGTAAATAA
- the nuoL gene encoding NADH-quinone oxidoreductase subunit L, which produces MDNIQILAYLPFYPLISFLLLVLLGKRLSWLMATILSVGAMALSALSSAYLLQVAMLTPDTILTAHLWQWFKLGDVAVNFALHLDSLSMVMISVVSGVGFLIHAYAAAYMKDDENYSRFMAYMNLFIVAMLLLVLADNLVLLYLGWEGVGLCSFLLIGFWYQDPENAVAAKKAFIVTRVGDTFLAIGLFLLFRETGSLTIDDVTALAHSNYLVENDMAFWICLLLVGGAVGKSAQLPLQTWLPDAMAGPTPVSALIHAATMVTAGVYLIARMQGLFMLTPEVMTIVAWIGALTLLLAGLAALGQSDIKRVLAYSTMSQIGYMMLALGAGAFSAGVMHLMTHAFFKALLFLTAGSIILALHHQQNMFKMGGLLKKLPLISVLFFIGIAALIAFPGTSGFVSKEAILAELYSSATAGPVFWWIGVIGALITSIYSFRMLFITFFGEYRGNESVHPVTDKLQLIPLIILALLALVGGLITLDLTALFPTISIINNDPAWLHTIAIATPFVGIVIAYVGYFPKTGQDISDPSENISAAVGSGVNLYSFLQRGLGFDTLYTYMLVKPFVFISKLNKNDIIDQIVHGIRWNVQTWHEVFKASQNGQLRWYGAMIGVGVVLLLAIVLFSANVFNAGGGAL; this is translated from the coding sequence ATGGATAACATTCAAATACTTGCATATCTACCGTTTTACCCGTTAATAAGCTTTTTATTACTCGTGTTATTGGGCAAGCGCTTATCTTGGCTGATGGCAACAATTCTATCTGTAGGAGCTATGGCACTAAGTGCATTAAGCAGTGCCTATTTATTACAAGTCGCCATGCTAACTCCGGACACCATTTTAACGGCACATCTGTGGCAATGGTTTAAGCTTGGTGATGTCGCCGTTAATTTTGCTCTGCATCTTGATAGTTTGTCTATGGTGATGATTTCTGTCGTCAGTGGTGTGGGCTTTTTAATTCATGCCTACGCAGCAGCTTACATGAAAGATGATGAAAACTATTCACGCTTTATGGCTTATATGAACTTGTTTATTGTTGCGATGTTATTGTTGGTATTAGCTGATAATTTGGTATTGCTTTACCTTGGTTGGGAAGGTGTTGGCTTATGCAGCTTTTTATTAATCGGCTTTTGGTATCAGGACCCAGAAAATGCTGTGGCGGCCAAAAAAGCATTCATTGTGACAAGAGTCGGCGATACCTTTTTAGCGATAGGTTTGTTTTTACTATTTCGTGAAACCGGCAGTTTAACCATAGATGATGTGACCGCATTGGCGCACAGCAATTATCTCGTTGAAAACGACATGGCGTTTTGGATTTGTTTATTACTGGTTGGCGGCGCAGTTGGTAAATCTGCGCAGTTACCTTTGCAAACCTGGTTGCCCGACGCGATGGCTGGCCCAACGCCAGTAAGTGCATTAATTCATGCCGCAACCATGGTAACTGCTGGGGTGTACTTAATCGCCCGTATGCAAGGCTTGTTTATGTTAACGCCAGAAGTGATGACCATTGTTGCTTGGATTGGTGCACTAACGCTCTTGCTCGCCGGTCTTGCCGCGCTTGGCCAGTCTGATATCAAGCGCGTTCTGGCTTATTCTACCATGAGCCAAATAGGCTACATGATGCTGGCTTTAGGTGCTGGCGCATTTAGTGCTGGTGTGATGCACTTAATGACCCATGCATTTTTTAAAGCGTTATTGTTCTTAACAGCAGGCTCTATTATTCTGGCTTTGCATCATCAACAAAATATGTTCAAGATGGGCGGCTTACTGAAAAAACTGCCGTTGATAAGCGTTTTATTTTTTATTGGCATTGCTGCGTTAATAGCGTTTCCTGGCACTTCTGGCTTTGTTTCAAAAGAAGCAATACTGGCTGAGCTGTATTCGTCAGCCACAGCCGGACCAGTGTTTTGGTGGATAGGCGTAATAGGCGCACTTATCACCAGCATTTACAGTTTTAGAATGCTATTTATTACCTTCTTTGGTGAATATCGAGGCAATGAATCCGTTCACCCGGTGACAGATAAGCTGCAATTAATACCTTTAATTATCTTGGCGCTGTTAGCACTGGTTGGTGGCTTAATCACCTTGGATTTAACCGCTCTATTTCCAACAATTTCAATAATTAATAATGATCCCGCCTGGTTGCATACAATTGCTATAGCGACACCATTTGTTGGTATTGTTATTGCCTATGTTGGGTATTTTCCAAAAACTGGTCAAGATATCTCAGATCCTAGCGAAAACATATCCGCCGCCGTTGGCTCCGGAGTTAATTTATATTCGTTCTTACAACGGGGGCTAGGGTTCGACACATTATATACCTATATGCTTGTTAAGCCTTTTGTGTTTATCAGTAAATTGAATAAAAACGACATTATCGACCAAATAGTCCATGGTATCCGCTGGAATGTACAAACTTGGCATGAAGTATTCAAAGCCAGTCAAAATGGTCAACTGCGTTGGTATGGCGCGATGATAGGTGTTGGCGTTGTGCTACTGCTCGCAATTGTATTGTTTAGCGCGAACGTGTTTAACGCGGGAGGGGGGGCGCTATGA
- the nuoK gene encoding NADH-quinone oxidoreductase subunit NuoK, whose translation MSHIPLMHAFILAGILFVIGFIGVIARRNTLFMLMSLEVMLNSVGIAFIAAGSAWQEADGQIMFILILTLAAAEVAVGLALLIRLHQQRLSLDIDELNEMKG comes from the coding sequence ATGAGTCACATTCCATTAATGCATGCATTTATTTTAGCGGGCATTCTATTTGTTATCGGTTTTATTGGTGTTATCGCCAGACGCAATACCTTGTTTATGTTAATGAGTTTAGAAGTCATGCTCAATTCTGTCGGCATTGCTTTTATCGCAGCAGGCAGTGCCTGGCAAGAAGCCGATGGCCAAATCATGTTTATCTTAATTTTAACCTTAGCAGCGGCTGAGGTTGCCGTTGGTTTAGCATTACTCATACGTTTACATCAACAGCGGTTATCGCTTGATATTGATGAACTTAATGAGATGAAGGGGTAA
- the nuoJ gene encoding NADH-quinone oxidoreductase subunit J gives MISQLPFYIAATIAIIASIRVVTGSNAIHALLYLVVSLLAVAVCFYFMGAPFAAGLEVIVYAGAILVLFVFAVMMFDLQGDKDPIHYSKHWLSRWLGPVLLASVLLIEVVYLIINSANTQQYTSSIVSAKQVGILLYGPYLLAVEIASFLLLAGLIAGYHFAKSADDIGQSNDSMGGHL, from the coding sequence ATGATAAGCCAATTGCCATTTTACATTGCTGCAACCATTGCCATCATTGCCTCTATTCGGGTGGTTACTGGCTCAAATGCGATTCATGCATTGTTGTATTTAGTGGTGTCACTGTTAGCTGTGGCAGTATGTTTTTACTTCATGGGTGCACCTTTTGCTGCTGGTTTAGAGGTTATTGTCTATGCAGGGGCTATTTTAGTGTTGTTTGTATTTGCCGTGATGATGTTTGATTTACAAGGCGATAAAGACCCGATCCATTATTCGAAACACTGGTTAAGTCGTTGGCTCGGCCCGGTGTTATTAGCATCAGTATTATTAATAGAGGTCGTTTATTTAATCATCAATAGCGCCAATACTCAGCAATATACCTCATCCATTGTGTCAGCCAAGCAAGTTGGAATTTTATTATACGGGCCATATTTATTAGCGGTAGAAATTGCCTCGTTCTTATTGTTAGCAGGCCTTATTGCCGGTTACCATTTTGCCAAAAGTGCAGATGATATTGGCCAAAGCAACGATAGTATGGGAGGCCATTTATGA
- the nuoI gene encoding NADH-quinone oxidoreductase subunit NuoI encodes MLKMFYSQLRTMWLVLKHTFTKADTVQYPEQKPYLAPRYRGRIVLTRDPDGEERCVACNLCAVACPVDCIALQQTIDPDGRKRAEFFRINFSRCILCGFCEEACPTYAIQLTPDIELAEYDRQNLVYEKENLLISGPGKYPDYNFYRQSGVAAGVKERGAGEHEKAPVNVKDLMP; translated from the coding sequence ATGCTTAAAATGTTTTACAGCCAGCTTCGCACTATGTGGTTAGTGCTTAAACATACGTTTACCAAAGCCGATACCGTGCAATATCCTGAGCAAAAACCGTATTTAGCGCCACGTTATCGAGGCCGAATTGTGCTTACTCGTGATCCTGATGGCGAAGAGCGCTGTGTAGCCTGTAATTTGTGCGCTGTTGCTTGCCCTGTAGATTGTATCGCCTTGCAACAAACCATAGATCCTGATGGTCGAAAGCGGGCTGAGTTTTTTAGAATTAATTTCTCCCGTTGCATCTTGTGCGGCTTTTGTGAAGAAGCGTGTCCCACGTATGCCATACAGCTTACGCCAGATATCGAACTTGCTGAATACGATAGACAAAATTTGGTCTATGAGAAAGAAAATTTACTCATCAGCGGCCCGGGAAAATACCCGGATTACAATTTTTACCGGCAGTCAGGTGTTGCTGCAGGTGTGAAAGAAAGAGGCGCAGGTGAACACGAGAAAGCACCCGTTAATGTCAAAGACTTGATGCCGTAG